The Juglans microcarpa x Juglans regia isolate MS1-56 chromosome 2S, Jm3101_v1.0, whole genome shotgun sequence genome has a window encoding:
- the LOC121253313 gene encoding uncharacterized protein LOC121253313: MELMRSINGPARSLPSVRGTRRRTGMMYRCSARRPRGVRIGDASSDDETQPPSPPLETPCANPCLETEANREPSPREQPDPLQSNQIGIVDNDIRGEDVPPVPVSNQAHTRRGRGPAKCTEFEKLRKHGKVLLKINSGETAPCCENANMFTTRLSWIIKHHCNMSYPRWSDVPQEHKDELIDRVRGDFELDWDLENHQLAVTKQLRKRFNAFHHQLHQIYMSYGSHDEALATGTSLVTPLVWFKLCERWGSEAFQKIASKNRDNRRMLKINHTTGRKSFVRMLEQKRAENANLVDFYKETHWSKKKDKFVTPATEDIYKDMVGKLDNLEPDKRTDEAAAGVFREVLGRRPGYARGMGEMVIPESTRKHSLAREKEYIALIEKHKKEAEASKIEMASMKANMEVMMEKQNETDRMLRAILAANPSLIESLRETQ; encoded by the exons ATGGAGTTAATGAGAAGCATAAACGGCCCAGCTAGATCATTGCCCAGTGTACGAGGAACCCGTCGCAGGACTGGTATGATGTACAGATGTAGTGCACGCAGGCCACGTGGAGTCCGCATTGGAGACGCTAGTTCAGATGATGAAACGCAACCTCCAAGCCCTCCATTGGAGACTCCTTGTGCGAACCCATGTCTGGAGACAGAGGCAAACAGAGAACCCTCCCCGAGGGAACAACCAGATCCTCTTCAAAGTAATCAGATCGGTATAGTTGACAATGATATACGAG GTGAGGATGTCCCGCCTGTGCCTGTATCCAACCAGGCACATACGAGACGTGGTCGCGGGCCGGCGAAGTGtactgaatttgaaaaattacgtAAGCATGGAAAAGTGTTGTTGAAGATAAATAGTGGAGAAACAGCACCATGTTGCGAGAATGCAAACATGTTTACAACACGTTTAAGCTGGATCATTAAACATCACTGCAACATGAGCTACCCAAGATGGAGTGATGTACCCCAAGAGCATAAGGATGAATTAATCGATCGTGTTCGG GGTGATTTTGAATTGGATTGGGACTTAGAGAACCATCAATTGGCTGTGACTAAACAGCTTCGTAAGCGCTTTAATGCCTTCCACCACCAACTACATCagatatatatgtcatatggCAGCCATGACGAGGCATTGGCGACTGGGACTAGTTTGGTCACCCCCCTAGTATGGTTTAAGCTCTGTGAACGATGGGGTAGCGAGGCCTTCCAG AAAATAGCAAGTAAAAATCGGGACAATAGAAGGATGCTGAAAATTAACCACACAACTGGTCGCAAATCCTTTGTGAGGATGCTAGAACAAAAG CGTGCTGAAAATGCAAATTTGGTGGACTTCTACAAGGAAACCCACTGGTCCAAGAAGAAAGATAAATTTGTGACACCTGCTACCGAAGACATTTAT AAGGATATGGTAGGAAAGCTGGATAATTTAGAACCAGACAAACGAACTGATGAAGCAGCAGCGGGTGTATTCAGAGAGGTACTTGGGCGTCGACCGGGTTATGCAAGAGGAATGGGAGAGATGGTGATCCCCGAGTCTACAAGAAAACACTCCTTGGCACGAGAGAAAGAGTATatagctttgattgaaaaacataagaaagagGCTGAAGCTTCCAAGATTGAGATGGCGTCAATGAAGGCAAACATGGAGGTTATGATGGAGAAACAAAATGAAACCGATCGTATGTTGAGGGCCATCTTAGCTGCGAACCCGTCCCTCATTGAGTCTCTTCGAGAGACTCAGTGA
- the LOC121253312 gene encoding uncharacterized protein LOC121253312, with protein sequence MDKSWMNLGDRLVSPAYAEGVESHLFIKGINPNYTQWIFHGEEETLPIIDDDTDPGVGVEEKYIDDMDRMLDDIRAGTFEDAPEDNTTSSTQPSIPHPSPNSTFDQLLQDARRPLFDGCTKFSKLSFVVKLLHIKTLGGWSIKSFDMLISLLRSAFPDAKLPSSYQEARSLERGLDFKYHKIHACPNDCILFWKEYADLNECPICKASRWMPNTHGSRVIPQKVLRHFPLKPRLQRLFVTDKIACDMRWHKEQRVPDESSMRHPADSQSWKTFDQAHCWFARDARNVRLGLASDGFNPFNNLAKPYSIWPVILVPYNLPPWLCMKDQFFMTSLIIPGPKSPGNDIDVYLQPLIDELLELWEHGVPTYDASTKEMFMLHAALLWTINDFPAYGNLSGWSTKGKLACPSCNASTDSIWLKYGRKQCYMGHRRLLPAGHIWRTRKELFNGKEDYRMPPNWVEGAGLLTQLQMLGDVQFGKSCGKRKRPAEQLNWTKKSIFFKLPYWSMLRLRHNLDVMHVEKNISDSLLGTLMDIPGKTKDNINSRRDLENLGFRKELHLKSEGGRVTMPRALYTLHGDERNKFCEWLAGVKFPDGFASNVTHCVSVRDCKITGLKSHDHHVFLQRLLPIVVGGS encoded by the exons atgGACAAAAGCTGGATGAATTTGGGTGATAGACTTGTATCACCTGCATATGCTGAAGGG GTGGAGTCTCACTTGTTCATAAAAGGGATCAATCCAAATTACACTcagtggatatttcatggggaggaggaaacaCTCCCCATCATTGATGACGACACTGATCCCGGGGTTGGAGTTGAAGAGAAGTACATTGATGACATGGACCGTATGTTAGATGACATCCGAGCAGGCACATTCGAAGATGCACCTGAAGACAACACTACATCGTCAACTCAGCCATCAATACCACATCCCTCCCCAAACTCAACTTTTGACCAACTATTACAGGATGCTCGACGTCCTCTTTTCGACGGCTGCACTAAATTCTCAAAGCTCTCATTCGTTGTGAAGTTGTTACATATTAAAACGCTTGGTGGGTGGTCAATCAAGTCTTTTGATATGCTCATAAGCCTTTTGCGGTCTGCCTTTCCTGATGCTAAATTGCCTAGTTCATATCAGGAGGCAAGGTCATTGGAGCGAGGGTTGGATTTCAAGTACCACAAAATACACGCATGCCCAAACGACTGCATTTTATTCTGGAAGGAATATGCTGATCTTAACGAGTGCCCTATATGTAAGGCTTCGCGTTGGATGCCAAATACACATGGGTCACGAGTGATCCCACAAAAAGTGCTTCGGCATTTTCCTTTGAAGCCAAGATTGCAGCGTCTCTTTGTGACAGACAAGATAGCGTGtgatatgagatggcataaagAGCAACGGGTACCCGATGAGAGTAGTATGAGACATCCTGCTGACTCTCAGTCCTGGAAGACATTTGATCAAGCCCATTGTTGGTTTGCTAGGGATGCTCGCAATGTTAGGCTCGGTCTGGCAAGCGACGGCTTCAATCCCTTCAACAACCTAGCAAAACCGTATAGCATTTGGCCAGTGATTCTTGTCCCGTATAACTTGCCGCcgtggttatgcatgaaagaccaGTTCTTCATGACATCACTCATTATCCCTGGTCCAAAATCACCAGGGAATGACATTGATGTGTATTTGCAGCCGTTAATTGATGAGTTGCTTGAACTCTGGGAACATGGGGTACCTACATATGATGCTTCTACAAAGGAAATGTTCATGTTGCATGCTGCCTTATTGTGGACAATTAATGATTTCCCTGCATATGGAAATCTTTCTGGGTGGTCAACAAAAGGGAAATTGGCATGTCCCTCTTGCAATGCAAGCACAGATTCTATTTGGTTGAAGTATGGTAGAAAACAGTGTTATATGGGACATCGACGTCTCTTACCGGCAGGTCACATTTGGAGGACGAGGAAAGAGTTGTTCAACGGTAAAGAAGATTATCGCATGCCACCAAATTGGGTTGAAGGAGCAGGTCTCTTAACTCAACTACAAATGCTTGGAGATGTCCAATTTGGAAAATCTTGTGGGAAGAGAAAACGCCCTGCAGAACAGTTGAACTGGACAAAGAAAAGCATATTCTTCAAACTACCTTATTGGTCAATGTTGCGGCTTCGACataatctagatgttatgcatGTTGAGAAGAACATTTCCGATAGCTTATTGGGCACTTTAATGGACATTCCTggcaaaacaaaagataatataaattcTCGGCGTGACTTGGAGAACTTGGGCTTCAGAAAAGAATTGCATCTTAAGTCTGAAGGTGGACGTGTTACAATGCCACGTGCATTGTACACATTACATGGAGATGAAAGGAATAAATTCTGTGAGTGGCTCGCTGGGGTTAAATTTCCAGATGGGTTTGCCTCCAATGTCACACATTGCGTATCTGTACGTGATTGCAAAATCACTGGCCTCAAAAGCCATGACCATCATGTTTTCTTGCAACGATTGCTTCCTATTGTTGTTGGGGGTTCTTAA